The Setaria italica strain Yugu1 chromosome VIII, Setaria_italica_v2.0, whole genome shotgun sequence genome includes the window AGTGACGCATTTTTGCCTGCGTGCCCGTTGAATACTTTTTTTTAACCGTGTCGCGCGCGGCAGACATGGGCCGGTTTGATTCTTCGCTATTTCTTCGCACGCGTGCGTGAGAAAACAATTCCCTCGGGTGGGCCCGGACGTACGGCGCGGGGGCTGGCGTGGCGGGTCAGGAGTGGGCGAGCCGCCGCGCTAgtggggcggcgccgccgcaaaGACCGCAGCCAGCTCGTGGGCGTCGCCGTCGACCGGTGAACGATCGGTGCCGCCGGAGGACGTACGCCCTCGTGCCCATGTACGGCGGCTGCCGGCTAGGGGTCGCCACCGCCATGaacatcgtcgtcgtcgtgttgTTCGCACGCGTGCGTGACTAGTCACTTCTCCATCGATACCGGGATCGAGACTGCTTACCTAGAGATCGAATGCGGCTCGATCATTCTGCTTGGTGAGGTTCTTCATATATTCTAGCAATAATATCCATGTCTAATCTCCTATTCTCCTCGCATAGATGTGGCACAGGTCTCGGGTAAGGAATCAATACTCGTAACCTAAGAGGGGAGAGGTGAATTAGGCAGCTTAAAACTTTACCCTATAGTTTTCACTACTTTCACATCAAATTTAAACTAGATCATACTATCAAGATATGCtactatggttgatctagtgtgaaactctAACCATCGGATCAACCGTTGCCCTAGGGTTGTCTTCGTCTTCTCTGCCAATTGCtccgacgctactagaaaaCCCCCAGTCGGAGCATCCGATGCTTCCTAGAACTCAAGTTGATTTTTCAGTTGCACCAATTGCTCCGACGCTTGCTCCGgtggaccatcggaacatccggtggtgCTGATTTTTCTAAGTTGAATATCACCACTTGCGCACGAAAGATACCGTCATTTGGATGCTCTAGAATTATTCGCTCTGGATTTTCTCTGccatttggatgcttgaataccatagaataattctAGATACTATGACTTAGTCACTTGAATATCATAACTTggatacttgaataccatgatttcgTTATCAAGAATACCATGATtttggaccttgccatgatTTGGATTGCATACTTAAGACTATAAGCATGCTAGACAATCCATTAGTCCTAATGATTATGTTGTATCTCAATCactaaaatcacaaatatgaccGCCATGTTCACTGCACTAGCGAACTCACGAAGGGCACGACGTTCTTTGCTGCGGCGAGCATGGTGGCCCGGCCAGTGCCAATCCGGTGGCGAGCATGGTGGCCCGACAAGCGCTCCTTCTCGGTAACGAATGGCCGCGGCAGCTCTGCGTGCCCCGACGGCAGTTTAGCCAACTCCGGCGAGCACGGCGGCCAGCTGACAACTCTCTCCGTTCTTACGACTACACACGTGCAGCGGCGGCCACGATGAGCACGTCGTTGttcccggcggcggcccggTGATACTATGGGCCCTCAATACGAGCAGAGCCACTAGTGTGCCTTACATGAAGAAGCACAAACATTCTGCTATATAGGACCATGCAATGTGCGTAGACGACATACAAAACAAGCAGCAGACGAGCCATATACTCAAATTTTACAATGTTAATGGAGCCATTAGCGTTAAAATTGGAGCCAACAAAGTTAAAATACTTTAAAATTAGTTAAAAGTTTTTAAATTCTTAGTGGAAATTTGCATGACTTGGGGAGGGGGCCTTGGCCCGTATGGCCCCCTACCTACGTCACTGAAAGCAAGATGGGCTACGATGTGTTAAGTGAGCTGGACCGCTAGAGTTCAACGTGAGATGGCCCATGCTACCTGCAAGCCCACGGTAGCCCACTATATGGTACATGCCACCTGCAAGTTCACGGCGGCACCAAATGATTCTATGTCACGATTTTGGCTGCTAACACTCATCTTTGTACACATACGTGATATTCAAGAGAGAAAACTTACCAATCATGACTAAGCATCAAGCCGATGATCTCGTAAACTTACACAAGGATAAATCTCCTATACGTGTACAAGTCTACTACTCATCACAACAACCATTTCCGCACCGTCAAGGCCGGTGAGCCACAGTAAAGTCTTCTCTTCTCCCTTACCGGCGAGGCTGGGATTCCTCTTTCCATGACTGATGAGGTCGGAATTACTTTGTTTGAGATCGATGATGTTGAACACTTTCATCACTTCATTACGGAATCCGCACGACGGGGCTAGGATGTCTTTTGCTAGAGGACGACGAGGCGCTAGCACTTTATTCTTTGTGCTTATGCATACTCGGAGATGATTCTTATTCTGCTCGAAGATGGTACTCATTGGTATAGTTTAACCGGAGGTGTTCCGCAGCCCAACGCTACGGATGTAAGTAACTGGATGCATTTTGGGGCCACGGGATCCAGAAACCAGACAATCATGAGATTGTAACATGTAATTCCATAGTGAACCAAAAAAAACGATATTTTCCGTACTTGTTTTTTGTGTTGTCCagcatatttactctatttttgcATACGGATGTATACTGGCACGCTCGCACAAGTTAGTACTACATACGACCTGTAGCTCTTAGAAAGCTCCTCGATCGGGAGAGCATTTCTTTCCACAAAATAGTCATGTCTGTGTGTGAGCAGTTATAGGAAAGGAGGAACGAGGGCAGGGTGAGAGAGATCGAATGACGCCACTAGTTCGTGATGTTGCCACCTCTGGCTGTTTGGAGTGGAGGAATGTTTGCTTATTACATTTGGGCTTTCAAGGGTGGGGGGGCATTTGCCCTCAACCCTGCCTTGGAGGTAGATCCGATCCGACAATAAGCAGGTACGTGAAGAAGGAATGAGGGCAGGACAAGAGCAAGGGCTCGCATAGAAAGAATGTTGCAATTTGTGATGAATGCGGTTGGGATAGGAGCAAGACTGTAACTCATTGTCGCTAGAGATGAGATGACGTATCACGAAGAGTCGATTCTAGTGTTGTATAAGGAAAAATCGAATATTGACTCTTGGGTCCTCCTTGTACGGGCGGTCCTAAGCATACTTCTTGTACTTTAGTTGCATAAAATTTGTGTAACTTGCAGTCCGAAGAAATGAACGAAATATAGAACGTTGGGATTTCATAATTAGAGTGTTAAGATTAAGAGGAATCAGTATGATAGATGCCGAAGCTTATAAAGGAGATtgctacttcttcttcttgttttttctaAGTGAGAGAGAGGGCCTTTCTTCAGTTGGCTGACTGAGAGCGTCACTCTTTTACTAGTCCTCTGGGCCTGCACGACATCCAGCCTTTTCTGCTTAGGCTGTGCAGAATAATGTGGGCCTCTCACGGTTGTTAACTAGGTAGGTGAGACTCTGAAGCAACATGCAGCCCAAGCGGCAGGCAGCTGCAAACTGCTGAAGCTTCCATGGTAACGGAATGAAAGAAAGCCTAATTTTGGCATGGCTAAATTCTTCAAGCAGGTTTCCACCGCAAAATTCACCCTCTCTAGCCAGTAGCTGCTCCTGTCCGCTCGAAATCCATCCACCTCACACGTCTCCGTACATATATGCACGACGAAAAGCCAGACCGGGTCTCCGATCCCTCCCCCTCCAGGAGCTTTCTAGGTTCGGAACAGAGACGACGAACACACGACGCACCGGCATCAGTGACGACGTGCAATCCTACGGCGTGCCGGCAATGGTGTCTGCCCGTGCGGCCAtcggcctcctcgtcgccgcgtcCTCCCTCGCCGTCGTTCTCTCCGGTAGGTGATCCATAGACGTGCGTGCCTGCGCGGCCATTGATCGATCAGCAGTTAATATACGCTTTGATGACGagcagatggcggcggcgggccggcgtaCGGGTACGCGTCGGGGAGCCCGACGGGGCCGGAGAACTGGGGGAAGCTGAGCCCGGCGTACGCGGCGTGCGGGAAGGGGAAGCAGCAGTCCCCCATCGACATCGTGACCAAGCAGGTGGTCCCCAACCCCAACCTCGACTCCCTCTCCCGCAcctacgccgccgccaacgccacGCTCGTCAACGACGGCCACGACATCACGCTCAAGTTCGAGGCGGGCAAGGTCGGCAACATCGCCATCGGCGGCAAGGTCTACAGCTTCGACAGGATGCACTGGCACGCGCCCTCCGACCACACCGTCAACGGCCAGAGGTTCCCGCTGGAGCTCCACCTCGTCCACAAGAGTGCCGACGGCGCCGTCGCGGTCATCGGCATCCTCTACCAGATCGGCGCCCCCGACTCCTTCTACTACCAGCTGAAGAGGCAGCTGGAAGAGATGGCCGGCGACAGGTGCCACTTCGGCGAGGAGGAGTCGCACGTCGAGGCGGGGCTGATGCACCTGCGCTCGCTGCAGAAGCGCACGGGGAGCTACTTCCGGTACATGGGGTCGCTCACCGTGCCGCCGTGCACGGAGAACGTGACCTGGAACGTCCTCGGCAAGGTGAGGCAGATCAGCaaggagcagctgcagctgctcaaGGCGCCGCTGCCCGCCAGCGACGCGCGCCCAACGCAGCCGCTCAACGGCAGGACCGTCCAGTTCTACAACCCGCCCAACAGCACCGTTTCCTTCCAGATGTAATTCAGATTTCGGACATGTAATTGTTGAAGTATTTTCTCCTAACTACAGTAGTAGGTAGGGAATCAATCAATCGACTAACTATATGTTAATGTAAACCACTGATAACTGTCAAATGAACTCGATCGCTTTTACGTGGCTGCTGATATGATATCACACTTTTTGTTTGGTGTAACATTTGTGACAGTGCTGAGTAGACATGTGGCCACATGTACTACATGTGGAGCGGCCTTTCCCAGTAGTTGTGTAACACATCGGTAATGTCTACCTCAATTTGCATGGAAGGACCTATGGAGATGGACTGCATGACCTAGAAGGTTCAGCTTATGTTCAGGTGGTTGTGAGCAATTCAGTATCAGGCGGGTGTGTCATGTGTACGAGGGTGGGTTTGGCAAATGACAAGAATGGATAAAGAAATTAATGGTGGTTCTCCGATTGGACATATAAGTCCATCTAGATTATCCTAATTCAGTCTCTTTACCTTCGACCATgaatatatataaaatttaaCATAGATTGCAAATACAACATTAGCATTACTAACTTCATCATGGAAATACTTTCATAGCATATAAcctttttattttatataatatatTTCTATAGATATTGATAGTCAGCGCGACAAAAAGTGTGATTCGCGAGACAATCCTATCCTATCAAATGGACTTATGGTTTCCAATTGGAGTCCAAATATGGCTACACTATGCCACAAAGTTCTTTAGGTAGTTTGACCATATTAGGCTATAGTGTTTGGTTGTTTGTCACACCTTACTTAGTCATGGAGTTGTGATAATATGCCCTTGGGCAGGCTAAGTTAGTCAAGTTTGGTGTGAAAGTGTGACAACACTAGGCAATCTTTGGCCATGAACCAAACTAATAAGCATCTTGGTGGGAATCCAGAGTTTGATTCAAGAGAATTCTTACCCAATATTTAGTGTGTGGAACTAGAAATGAAAATTTTTATcataaaccgggataaaacggtaGAGGTGTATCTATCCTCCACTTAAAAATACAGTAAAATTCACACCCATCCTCTTCCTAAAATCAGTGGTCGCTGGAAGTTATCCTCATAAAACCCATGTAATTCTTATTAATTTCTTGTCTCATCAAAACAAATTTCCTCCATGAATAACTGCCAACTAGGGTCAACCAAACGTACCATATGCAAAAACATAGGAACAAAGTTATTCACAAATAGATTCAAACCATATTGCCACAACTCGGAGCACGATATGTGTTTTTCCTGAAACGACGAGTACACTTGCTACAGCTTACCATGATACCCATTTTGCTCTCAGCATGTTCTTCAGCAGGTTTGCTGCTAGTGCCTAGTGTCGATGGTAGCACACTATAACAAGACCAATAATTTGATGCAAATAGGTATGTGATCCTGATCGGTCACACATCTAACCCTCAAAGGGCGCTTGGGTCGCTTTCAAAAATATACCACCACTTAAAAAAGTTGACCATAACATGCAAAACAACAAAGCTTTT containing:
- the LOC101757391 gene encoding alpha carbonic anhydrase 7, which translates into the protein MVSARAAIGLLVAASSLAVVLSDGGGGPAYGYASGSPTGPENWGKLSPAYAACGKGKQQSPIDIVTKQVVPNPNLDSLSRTYAAANATLVNDGHDITLKFEAGKVGNIAIGGKVYSFDRMHWHAPSDHTVNGQRFPLELHLVHKSADGAVAVIGILYQIGAPDSFYYQLKRQLEEMAGDRCHFGEEESHVEAGLMHLRSLQKRTGSYFRYMGSLTVPPCTENVTWNVLGKVRQISKEQLQLLKAPLPASDARPTQPLNGRTVQFYNPPNSTVSFQM